The sequence GGCAGCATCCGCAGCTACGCCGACCTGGCTAACCCGGCCTTGAAAGGTCAGCTCTGCCTGCGCAATCGCAAGAGCGTCTACAACCAGTCCCTGGTGGCTGATCAGATGATCCTGCGGGGTGACAAGGCTGCATCGGCCTGGGTCAAGGCCATGACCGCCAACGTGACGCAGCCTTACTTCAGTTCGGATACTCCCTTGATTCGAGCGGTCGCTAATGGCCAGTGCGGCGTCGGCCTGGTCAATTCCTATTACGTCGCTCGGATGTTGGCTGGGGGCAACGGGTCGTCCGATCAGCAGTTGGCGAATCGGGTGACGGTTCGCTTCCCGGATCCCGCCCACGTGAACATCACCGGCGCCGGGGTGGTCAAAACCTCCAAAAACCCGGAAGCGGCATTGCGCTTGATCGAGTTTTTGGCGTCGCCGAGCGGTGGTCGCGGTTACGCGGAGGCCAACAACGAATACCCCCTGCGGGGCTTTGGCAACAACGCGGTCCTGAAGCGCCTGGGGACGTTCAAGGCCGATGGCGTTTCGGCGCAGCAGATGGGAGCGAAGAACAAGGCTGCCGTGGCCTTGATGCAGGCCGGCGGTTGGCGCTGAAGCGGCAACACGAAAGTCTGAATCTCATTAGCCAGTCGTTCCCGCGGCTGGCTTTTTTGTTGCTACGAACACAAAGCATTTGCAGTTGGTAGCTGCTATTGAGAATCGCTTGCAAAAGGGGGCGCTTCTTGTTTATCTTGCGACGCATTCGCAACTAGCCCGTTTTCGGGGGTCATGTCCTTCCGCTTCCTCCCTGATGCCCCTGCCAGTGCCGTGCGGATGCCGGTGGGTCAAACCGTCTTGCTGGACCCCGCGCTTCACGCCGGCGGGAGCTGCATTGAGGTCCTGGAGGGCATGGCCCGTGTCTATTGCCCCTGTGAGGAGACCGAAGGGATGACCTTGGCCTTCTTGCAGCCTGGCGATCAGCTCCGCACCGATCGGCTCTGCAGTGAGGGTGTCTGTGTGGAGGCCTTGACCCCGTTGGTCTTCAGCAGTGACGCCCAGGCCGCGGGTGGTAGCGGTTTTGATCCCGTCAATGAGTGGACCCTGCAGCTGCTGCGCATTCGCCACCTGGGTACGGCTGAGCAGCGCTTGCATGCGCTCTTGAGCCTCTTGGTTCATCGTCTGGGTCGCCGCTGCGGCGACTGGTGCGACCTTCCCTTCCGCTTGACCCATGACCGGATTGGCGAGCTGATTGGCGCCACCCGGGTCACCACGACCCGGATGATCTCCAGGTTTCGTCAGGCCGAGCTGCTGGAGGCGCCAGTGGGGGAGGGCGGCCTTCGTCTGGCTCCTGCTCTGGTCGACTCTGCCCCTCTTTCAGGAGGGTTCTGACTCATGCAGCACATCCTTGACCCTCGGATCTCAATTAGCGCGCTGGGATCGCTGTGCCGCGAAGCACAGGGCTTGAGGTTGCGTTTGGTCCGGATCGACGAGGACCAGGAGCGGTGCCAAACCCGGGCGCTCTGCCTTCGGTTGCAGCGGGAGTCCGAGCACTTGCTCTCGCGTTTGGCCGAGCTGGGCCGGATCGCCACTTGGTTGCAATCTGCGCCCGTGGCTGTTGATGAATTGAGCCTGGCTCTGTTTCAGGAGTTGTGCTGGCGGCCGTTGCCCCGTCGTTAGGCCACCGAGGCTGGTGTGCTCTGGCCGGCGGCCAGTTCTCCATCGATGACCAGGAGCGCCGCGGCGTCGGAGTGCGTGAAGGCAATGCGATCCAGCAGGTGGGCCGCGCGATTTTCCGCATCGATTTGCCCCTGAACCATGGGATCGAGGAAGACGGTGGTGCGGACATCGCCACTCCGCTCAGCCATGGCGTAAAGCTGATGCAAGGAGGTGGTGACCTCGGCTTCCATTTGGAAGATGCCGCAGAAGACCTCTTCGACGCAGCTCCAGCTCTGGCGTGGAGCGCTGAGGGGTTCAAGGGCGACTGACTGGCCGCGGGCAATGAGA is a genomic window of Synechococcus sp. A10-1-5-1 containing:
- a CDS encoding extracellular solute-binding protein, translating into MAFQRLRSSISPERLALATLLGATAGAAVLTSLAKANSQEIGVYSGRHYNTDKALYKQFTQKTGIKVKLLEAKDDALIERIKREGGNSPADVLVLADAARLDKAADAGLFRPSRSVSLNRDVPANLRDAKGLWFGLTRRVRVVVVNPKAVNPGSIRSYADLANPALKGQLCLRNRKSVYNQSLVADQMILRGDKAASAWVKAMTANVTQPYFSSDTPLIRAVANGQCGVGLVNSYYVARMLAGGNGSSDQQLANRVTVRFPDPAHVNITGAGVVKTSKNPEAALRLIEFLASPSGGRGYAEANNEYPLRGFGNNAVLKRLGTFKADGVSAQQMGAKNKAAVALMQAGGWR
- a CDS encoding ferritin, translating into MTQSIVRGDSNQAIARGPAGRAMAQPMAADLLGALQEHLTMERQASTAYWALSIWFAERGLRGFSAFLKQESTEEQHHAGLFADYLIARGQSVALEPLSAPRQSWSCVEEVFCGIFQMEAEVTTSLHQLYAMAERSGDVRTTVFLDPMVQGQIDAENRAAHLLDRIAFTHSDAAALLVIDGELAAGQSTPASVA
- a CDS encoding Crp/Fnr family transcriptional regulator, translating into MSFRFLPDAPASAVRMPVGQTVLLDPALHAGGSCIEVLEGMARVYCPCEETEGMTLAFLQPGDQLRTDRLCSEGVCVEALTPLVFSSDAQAAGGSGFDPVNEWTLQLLRIRHLGTAEQRLHALLSLLVHRLGRRCGDWCDLPFRLTHDRIGELIGATRVTTTRMISRFRQAELLEAPVGEGGLRLAPALVDSAPLSGGF